The proteins below come from a single Nocardioides eburneiflavus genomic window:
- a CDS encoding Type 1 glutamine amidotransferase-like domain-containing protein, with product MKLLLTSGGVTNDSIRAALVDLLGKPIEEATALCIPTAQWGHPMCGPESVRRFVTDGSPATMTGLGWRSVGLLELTALPMMARERWEPWVRDADVLLVDGGEATFLAHWVRSSGLVDLLPSLADTAWVGVSAGSMVMTPRIGELFVEWRPQDGDRTLGVVDFSIFPHVGLFPTNTMAAAEEWAAGLGNPAYALDEQSAVLVDGDRVEVVSEGEWRHFA from the coding sequence ATGAAGCTCCTGCTCACCTCCGGCGGCGTGACCAACGACAGCATCCGCGCGGCACTCGTCGACCTGCTCGGCAAGCCGATCGAGGAGGCGACCGCCCTGTGCATCCCGACCGCGCAGTGGGGTCACCCGATGTGCGGCCCGGAGTCGGTGCGCCGCTTCGTCACGGACGGCTCGCCCGCGACGATGACCGGGCTCGGCTGGAGGTCGGTCGGGCTGCTGGAGCTCACCGCGCTTCCCATGATGGCGCGCGAGCGGTGGGAGCCGTGGGTCAGGGACGCGGACGTGCTCCTCGTCGACGGCGGCGAGGCGACCTTCCTGGCGCACTGGGTGCGGTCGTCCGGCCTGGTGGACCTGCTCCCCTCCCTGGCCGACACCGCGTGGGTCGGCGTCAGCGCCGGCAGCATGGTGATGACGCCTCGCATCGGTGAGCTCTTCGTCGAGTGGCGTCCCCAGGACGGCGACCGCACGCTCGGCGTCGTCGACTTCTCGATCTTCCCGCACGTCGGGCTGTTCCCCACCAACACCATGGCGGCCGCCGAGGAGTGGGCGGCCGGCCTGGGCAACCCGGCGTACGCCCTCGACGAGCAGTCCGCCGTGCTGGTCGACGGCGACCGGGTCGAGGTCGTCTCCGAGGGCGAGTGGCGACACTTCGCCTGA
- a CDS encoding MFS transporter, translating to MTTTDRTDLRTDAATSAYRPGSAGYRRVLAAVFAAGMATFVLLYDVQALLPELVEAYALTPARATLALSLTTATLAVALLVVGPLSERVGRTPLIHAALWSAAVVGVACALAPTWETLLGLRMVQGVTLAGLPAVATAYLREELHPSAHGRAFGLYIAGTALGGMAGRVVTAPIAGVAGWRWGLAAAALFALACAALVAWLLPASRHFVRRPAGARAVLAGARDAVSDRALVALYVLGACGIGTMVAVFNGLGFRLSAAPYDLPVGTISLVYLVYALGSVSSAASGRVADRIGRRATIPAGCALALAGAWLTLASALPVIVLGMAALTVGFFCVHGVASGWVTSRAHLAGVGTAQAAAFYAFAYYVGASVNGWLGSAAWSRAGWPGVVALASALLLAVCAMVVVLRRTPALAPPGSG from the coding sequence GTGACCACCACCGACCGGACCGACCTGCGCACGGACGCCGCCACCTCGGCGTACCGTCCGGGCAGCGCGGGCTACCGCCGTGTCTTGGCGGCGGTGTTCGCGGCAGGGATGGCGACCTTCGTCCTGCTCTACGACGTGCAGGCGCTGCTGCCCGAGCTGGTCGAGGCGTACGCCCTGACGCCGGCCCGCGCGACCCTCGCGCTGTCGCTGACGACCGCCACGCTCGCGGTGGCCCTCCTGGTCGTGGGGCCGTTGTCGGAGCGGGTGGGCCGCACCCCTCTCATCCATGCCGCCCTCTGGTCGGCCGCCGTCGTGGGCGTCGCGTGCGCGCTGGCGCCCACGTGGGAGACGCTGCTCGGTCTGCGGATGGTGCAGGGCGTCACCCTCGCCGGCCTGCCTGCGGTCGCCACGGCGTACCTCCGCGAGGAGCTGCACCCGTCGGCGCACGGACGCGCCTTCGGGCTCTACATCGCCGGGACCGCCCTCGGCGGGATGGCCGGGCGAGTGGTGACGGCACCGATCGCCGGCGTCGCAGGGTGGCGCTGGGGCCTGGCCGCCGCGGCACTGTTCGCGCTGGCCTGCGCCGCGCTGGTGGCCTGGCTGCTGCCCGCCTCACGACACTTCGTACGCCGGCCCGCGGGCGCCCGTGCCGTCCTCGCCGGCGCGCGGGACGCCGTCTCCGACCGGGCGCTGGTGGCGCTGTACGTCCTCGGGGCCTGCGGCATCGGCACCATGGTCGCGGTCTTCAACGGCCTCGGCTTCCGGCTCAGCGCGGCGCCCTACGACCTGCCGGTCGGCACGATCAGCCTCGTCTACCTCGTCTACGCCCTGGGGTCCGTGAGCTCGGCGGCGTCCGGCCGGGTCGCCGACCGCATCGGCCGCCGCGCGACGATCCCGGCCGGGTGCGCGCTCGCACTGGCCGGCGCCTGGCTGACCCTCGCCAGCGCGCTGCCGGTGATCGTGCTCGGGATGGCCGCGCTCACGGTCGGGTTCTTCTGCGTCCACGGTGTCGCCAGCGGCTGGGTCACCTCCCGGGCCCACCTCGCGGGCGTCGGCACGGCCCAGGCCGCGGCGTTCTACGCGTTCGCCTACTACGTCGGCGCGTCGGTCAACGGCTGGCTCGGCAGCGCCGCATGGAGCCGTGCCGGCTGGCCAGGCGTGGTGGCGCTGGCCTCGGCGCTGCTGCTCGCCGTGTGCGCGATGGTGGTCGTGCTGCGGCGCACCCCCGCGCTCGCACCGCCGGGCAGCGGCTGA
- a CDS encoding LysR family transcriptional regulator, whose translation MVRDLAWLVQLGETGHVTGAAAALGTSQPTLSRALARLEDDLGVRIFERTPTGVEVTPDGQLVLDAARDLVARHDQLRADLANRLDPDAGLVRLAFLDSMATTLVPRLLRAFHADAPGVKVVLSQEPAHHIRRDLDRGAVELGLTMERAPDLGWLPVQRERLVVVVPPTHRLRRRTRVDLAELADDELVTTPPGFGHSALVRALLDEAGVSPPVSFESADLATIEGLVAAGLGVAIVPEAFAGLSGSVGLALASPSATRTIGLTWRPERPLAPPAARFVEFVRGRAWAD comes from the coding sequence ATGGTCCGCGACCTGGCGTGGCTGGTGCAGCTCGGCGAGACCGGGCACGTCACCGGCGCCGCAGCCGCGCTCGGCACCAGCCAGCCGACGCTGTCGCGGGCGCTGGCACGCCTCGAGGACGACCTCGGCGTGCGGATCTTCGAGCGGACCCCGACGGGCGTCGAGGTCACCCCGGACGGCCAGCTCGTGCTCGACGCGGCACGCGACCTCGTGGCCCGTCACGACCAGCTGCGGGCCGACCTCGCCAACCGCCTCGACCCCGACGCCGGTCTGGTGCGGCTGGCCTTCCTCGACTCGATGGCCACCACCCTGGTGCCGCGGCTGCTGCGCGCCTTCCACGCCGACGCGCCGGGGGTGAAGGTCGTGCTGAGCCAGGAGCCGGCCCACCACATCCGGCGCGACCTCGACCGCGGCGCCGTCGAGCTCGGGCTCACGATGGAGCGCGCCCCCGACCTGGGCTGGCTGCCGGTCCAGCGGGAGCGGCTCGTCGTGGTGGTCCCGCCGACGCACCGGCTCCGCCGCCGGACCCGGGTCGACCTGGCCGAGCTGGCCGACGACGAGCTCGTGACGACGCCGCCGGGATTCGGCCACAGCGCACTCGTGCGGGCGCTGCTGGACGAGGCCGGCGTCAGCCCACCGGTCTCCTTCGAGAGCGCCGACCTCGCCACCATCGAGGGGCTGGTCGCCGCGGGCCTCGGCGTCGCGATCGTGCCCGAGGCGTTCGCGGGGCTCTCGGGGTCGGTCGGGCTCGCGCTCGCGTCGCCGTCGGCGACCCGGACCATCGGGCTCACCTGGCGCCCCGAGAGACCGCTCGCGCCACCGGCGGCGCGGTTCGTGGAGTTCGTACGCGGCCGGGCGTGGGCCGACTGA
- a CDS encoding dolichyl-phosphate-mannose--protein mannosyltransferase, protein MTPTAAERNRPRWRSEDPVPGWLGAIALAGLAFFLRRRHIGTPHQFSFDETYYAKDAWSLLHHGYVRTYVEDADKTILNGNLTGLFADTPSMVVHPEVGKWVIASGIEVFGMDPAGWRTASAVVGALMVLVMCRFVRRVTGSTVLGLVAGLLLSIDGLQLVLSRLALLDIFLAFFLLCGVHCVVADRQWLRDRLASERACSRWLSWWRPWLLVGGVAFGLACGTKWSGAYTLAAFGLLAWLWSAGARRAFGERRPLLRSVLLDGVPAFVALVGVALATYVASWTGWLMHAEAYEEAFSNTQYTSHGGGDPWPTASEPDAEGLGEVTQSLRSLWSYHQDVYTFHSHFLDDSTHIYQSKPSTWLVMGRPVGVDAQTDIQPGSQGCAAPSGSSCIRQILLIGNPVIWWGGCLAMFASVLLWIGARDWRHGVAVVGLASTWLPWFAFDDRPIFLFYAITCLPFVVLSVVLAMGHLIGSSDVPTPRRTFGVVVAGSYTVLALIAFAWFWPIWTDELLTKAEWDARIWFQRWI, encoded by the coding sequence GTGACCCCGACAGCCGCCGAGCGGAATCGCCCGCGCTGGCGGTCGGAGGACCCGGTGCCCGGCTGGCTGGGCGCGATCGCCCTCGCGGGCCTGGCCTTCTTCCTGCGTCGCCGGCACATCGGCACCCCGCACCAGTTCTCCTTCGACGAGACCTACTACGCCAAGGACGCCTGGTCGCTGCTCCACCACGGCTACGTCCGCACCTACGTCGAGGACGCCGACAAGACGATCCTCAACGGCAACCTGACGGGCCTGTTCGCGGACACCCCGTCGATGGTCGTGCACCCCGAGGTCGGCAAGTGGGTGATCGCCAGCGGCATCGAGGTCTTCGGGATGGACCCGGCGGGCTGGCGCACCGCCTCGGCCGTCGTCGGCGCCCTCATGGTGCTCGTGATGTGCCGCTTCGTCCGGCGGGTCACCGGCTCGACCGTCCTTGGCCTCGTCGCCGGCCTGCTGCTCTCGATCGACGGCCTCCAGCTCGTGCTGTCGCGGCTTGCCCTGCTCGACATCTTCCTCGCGTTCTTCCTGCTCTGCGGCGTGCACTGCGTGGTGGCCGACCGGCAGTGGCTGCGCGACCGGCTGGCCTCGGAGCGGGCCTGCAGCCGCTGGCTCTCCTGGTGGCGACCGTGGCTGCTGGTCGGCGGTGTGGCGTTCGGCCTCGCGTGCGGCACCAAGTGGTCCGGCGCGTACACCCTCGCCGCCTTCGGGCTGCTCGCCTGGCTGTGGAGCGCCGGCGCGCGTCGCGCCTTCGGCGAGCGCCGCCCGCTGCTGCGCTCGGTCCTCCTCGACGGTGTCCCCGCCTTCGTCGCGCTCGTCGGCGTCGCCCTCGCGACGTACGTCGCGTCCTGGACCGGCTGGCTGATGCACGCCGAGGCCTACGAGGAGGCCTTCAGCAACACGCAGTACACCTCCCACGGCGGCGGCGACCCCTGGCCGACGGCGAGCGAGCCCGACGCCGAGGGACTCGGCGAGGTCACCCAGTCACTGCGGTCGCTGTGGTCCTACCACCAGGACGTCTACACCTTCCACAGCCACTTCCTCGACGACTCCACCCACATCTACCAGTCGAAGCCGTCGACGTGGCTGGTGATGGGCCGACCCGTCGGGGTCGACGCCCAGACCGACATCCAGCCCGGCTCGCAGGGCTGTGCGGCGCCGTCCGGGTCGAGCTGCATCCGCCAGATCCTGCTGATCGGCAACCCGGTCATCTGGTGGGGCGGGTGCCTGGCGATGTTCGCCTCGGTGCTGCTGTGGATCGGCGCCCGCGACTGGCGCCACGGCGTCGCGGTCGTCGGGCTGGCGAGCACCTGGCTGCCGTGGTTCGCCTTCGACGACCGGCCGATCTTCCTCTTCTACGCGATCACCTGCCTGCCGTTCGTCGTGCTGTCGGTCGTGCTGGCGATGGGTCACCTGATCGGCTCCTCCGACGTGCCGACACCCCGGCGTACGTTCGGGGTGGTGGTCGCCGGCAGCTACACGGTGCTGGCCCTCATCGCCTTCGCCTGGTTCTGGCCGATCTGGACCGACGAGCTGCTGACCAAGGCCGAGTGGGACGCCCGCATCTGGTTCCAGCGCTGGATCTGA
- a CDS encoding PKD domain-containing protein, translating into MSRVTVVLLLVASLLSSSLALALPTSGAAAAEERTWVVDAVDEPTSNRWDSVDTGTSVVTIAVGDTVEWQFDRATQGHDLTSLAPTDPWESVWDEPLAEYREPGGEPVRRTFTRPGTYRYTCSLHGTVMTGTVVVVDPGGNSAPTAAPVVTPTEVGVGEAVHATADATDPDGDVVAVSWDFGAGGPAAHTDHAMHAWAAPGTYVVRLRVSDGRGGLHEDDFAITVTGEAEPGEPEPPVDDGALPAIDARVAPATGVAPLSVRFSTQVTTTGSVVPFAEAQEQDADLDGTAVLVRRRDETYTSLLVTGARPGAAHPVHVHEKPCAVERGGSHFRFDTTQGFAEPNEIWPAFTADAAGSSGLVEVTKPMRAGPLAVSVVVHDPTNPALRIGCADLAPGTADLAYSWSFGDGSTGTGADPDHTYAAPGTYTATVTVSRGSGAHAGHGSVADSVQVVVGGTATPPATQPPATVADTTPPRISRIGPRRAVRTARPTVRARVLDSASGIRRKAVVLRLDGRRVPGLSYDARRGLVRWRPARALAPGRHVVRLVVRDAAGNRAARTWRFRVRR; encoded by the coding sequence ATGTCCCGCGTCACCGTCGTGCTCCTGCTCGTCGCCTCCTTGCTCTCGTCGTCCCTCGCCCTCGCACTCCCCACCAGCGGGGCGGCCGCGGCGGAGGAGCGTACGTGGGTGGTGGACGCGGTCGACGAGCCCACGAGCAACCGCTGGGACTCCGTCGACACCGGCACGTCGGTCGTGACGATCGCCGTCGGCGACACCGTCGAGTGGCAGTTCGACCGGGCCACCCAGGGCCATGACCTGACCTCCCTGGCGCCCACCGACCCGTGGGAGAGCGTGTGGGACGAGCCGCTCGCCGAGTACCGCGAGCCCGGCGGGGAGCCGGTGCGGCGCACCTTCACCCGCCCGGGCACCTACCGCTACACCTGCTCCCTGCACGGCACCGTCATGACCGGCACCGTCGTGGTCGTCGACCCCGGCGGCAACTCGGCCCCGACGGCGGCGCCGGTCGTCACCCCCACCGAGGTGGGGGTCGGGGAGGCCGTGCACGCGACCGCCGACGCCACGGACCCCGACGGCGACGTGGTCGCGGTGTCGTGGGACTTCGGCGCCGGCGGCCCGGCGGCCCACACCGACCACGCCATGCACGCCTGGGCCGCACCCGGGACGTACGTCGTCCGCCTGCGAGTCAGTGACGGCCGCGGCGGGCTGCACGAGGACGACTTCGCGATCACCGTCACCGGCGAGGCCGAGCCCGGCGAGCCGGAGCCGCCGGTCGACGACGGCGCGCTGCCCGCGATCGACGCGAGGGTGGCTCCGGCGACGGGCGTGGCGCCCCTGTCGGTCCGCTTCTCGACGCAGGTCACCACGACCGGCAGCGTGGTGCCGTTCGCCGAGGCGCAGGAGCAGGACGCCGACCTCGACGGCACCGCGGTGCTGGTGCGCAGACGGGACGAGACCTACACCTCGCTCCTCGTCACCGGCGCGCGACCCGGAGCCGCGCACCCCGTGCACGTGCACGAGAAGCCGTGCGCCGTGGAGCGGGGCGGGTCCCACTTCCGGTTCGACACCACGCAGGGATTCGCCGAGCCCAACGAGATCTGGCCGGCCTTCACCGCCGACGCCGCCGGCTCCAGCGGGCTGGTCGAGGTGACCAAGCCGATGCGCGCCGGGCCGCTCGCGGTGTCGGTGGTGGTCCACGACCCGACCAACCCGGCGCTGCGCATCGGCTGCGCCGACCTCGCGCCCGGCACGGCGGACCTGGCCTACAGCTGGAGCTTCGGGGACGGGAGCACCGGGACCGGTGCCGACCCCGACCACACGTACGCCGCTCCCGGCACCTACACGGCCACGGTCACCGTGTCGCGCGGCTCGGGCGCGCACGCCGGCCACGGGTCCGTCGCCGACAGCGTGCAGGTCGTCGTCGGCGGCACCGCCACCCCGCCAGCCACGCAGCCACCCGCGACGGTCGCGGACACGACCCCGCCGCGGATCTCGAGGATCGGCCCGCGGCGCGCGGTCCGCACCGCACGGCCGACGGTCCGCGCGCGCGTGCTCGACAGCGCCTCCGGCATCCGCAGGAAGGCGGTCGTGCTCCGCCTCGACGGCCGCCGCGTCCCGGGCCTGTCGTACGACGCCCGGCGCGGCCTCGTGCGGTGGCGCCCGGCGCGAGCGCTCGCACCCGGCCGCCACGTCGTACGCCTGGTCGTCCGCGACGCGGCGGGCAACCGGGCCGCACGGACCTGGCGGTTCCGGGTGCGGCGCTGA
- a CDS encoding PhoX family protein — protein sequence MQLNRRTAIKGALGGALVAGPFAGFANAAALSRTGALAGAAVGTLVPVPDSRDGVVRLDLPAGFSYRSFHDTSTPVTLRDGTRLPGRHDGMGAFAGPGGSVLLVRNHEVNNPQPAFGPTKPYDKRGGGGTTTIQVTRFSEVQDAYTSLSGTMMNCSGGQMPWGAWVTCEETVNGPDVGPDFTGASNVPLQKRHGYVFEVPAGGLADARPLRKAGRFAHEAVSYDPDEGILYLTEDNFAFPSGFYRYVPRARRDRHRNLDHNGQLQMLAVRGRPQAHLEAHQDTTTVHDVEWVDIDEPDFEFDHTPGEPAPTSNDTALNFVGDQGRARGAAHFSRCEGQVFDDGVVYFTATQGGGPAMTGPDNANGYGRGFGQVWGYDTRSQTLRCVFQSESRDVLDFPDNVTTSPRGTLVLCEDHDQGNFLRGLTTDGDLFSIARNAMAGREGDEFAGSTFSPDGHTLFVNIQASRGLTFAIWGDWASIGV from the coding sequence ATGCAGCTCAACCGTCGCACCGCCATCAAGGGAGCCCTGGGAGGCGCCCTCGTCGCCGGCCCGTTCGCCGGCTTCGCCAACGCCGCGGCCCTCTCTCGCACCGGGGCCCTCGCCGGCGCCGCCGTCGGCACGCTCGTGCCTGTTCCGGACTCCCGGGACGGCGTCGTCCGCCTCGACCTGCCGGCGGGCTTCTCCTACCGCTCCTTCCACGACACCAGCACGCCGGTGACGCTGCGCGACGGCACCCGTCTCCCCGGCCGGCACGACGGCATGGGCGCCTTCGCGGGCCCGGGCGGGTCGGTGCTGCTCGTGCGCAACCACGAGGTCAACAACCCCCAGCCGGCGTTCGGCCCCACCAAGCCGTACGACAAGCGGGGCGGCGGCGGGACGACCACGATCCAGGTGACGAGGTTCAGCGAGGTGCAGGACGCCTACACCAGCCTGAGCGGCACGATGATGAACTGCAGCGGCGGCCAGATGCCGTGGGGCGCCTGGGTGACCTGCGAGGAGACCGTCAACGGTCCCGACGTCGGGCCCGACTTCACCGGCGCGTCCAACGTGCCGTTGCAGAAGCGGCACGGCTACGTCTTCGAGGTGCCGGCGGGCGGGCTCGCCGACGCGCGACCGCTCCGCAAGGCGGGCAGGTTCGCGCACGAGGCGGTGTCGTACGACCCGGACGAGGGGATCCTCTACCTCACCGAGGACAACTTCGCCTTCCCGTCGGGCTTCTACCGCTACGTCCCGCGCGCGCGGCGCGACCGGCACCGCAACCTCGACCACAACGGCCAGCTGCAGATGCTCGCGGTCAGGGGCCGCCCGCAGGCCCACCTCGAGGCGCACCAGGACACCACGACCGTCCACGACGTCGAGTGGGTCGACATCGACGAGCCGGACTTCGAGTTCGACCACACCCCGGGCGAGCCGGCGCCGACGAGCAACGACACCGCGCTCAACTTCGTCGGCGACCAGGGGCGGGCCAGGGGGGCCGCGCACTTCTCGCGCTGCGAGGGCCAGGTGTTCGACGACGGCGTCGTCTACTTCACCGCGACCCAGGGCGGGGGGCCGGCGATGACCGGTCCGGACAACGCGAACGGCTACGGCCGTGGCTTCGGGCAGGTCTGGGGCTACGACACCCGCAGCCAGACCCTGCGCTGCGTCTTCCAGTCCGAGAGCCGCGATGTGCTCGACTTCCCCGACAACGTCACGACCAGCCCGCGGGGCACGCTCGTGCTGTGCGAGGACCACGACCAGGGCAACTTCCTGCGCGGGCTGACCACCGACGGCGACCTCTTCTCCATCGCCCGCAACGCGATGGCCGGGCGCGAGGGTGACGAGTTCGCGGGGTCGACGTTCAGCCCGGACGGCCACACCCTGTTCGTCAACATCCAGGCCAGCCGCGGCCTGACCTTCGCGATCTGGGGTGACTGGGCCTCGATCGGGGTCTGA
- the rsmI gene encoding 16S rRNA (cytidine(1402)-2'-O)-methyltransferase, translated as MEGVLVLAGTPIGQAGDAPPRLAAELAGADVVAAEDTRRLKRLCADLDVTLAGRVVSYFEGNEQARTPVLLEALLAGDRVVLVTDAGMPSVSDPGYRLVAAAVEHDVRVTAVPGPSAVLTALAVSGLPVDRFCFEGFLPRKAGERGRRLAALAAEERTMVFFEAPHRTEAALEAMAEALGDDRRAAVCRELTKTHEEVRRGPLAELVAWAADGVRGEVTIVVEGASGGPAVDSDPGSLRTAVADLEASGSTRKEAIAEVARRAGLPKREVYDVVHR; from the coding sequence ATGGAAGGCGTCCTGGTCCTCGCGGGCACCCCGATCGGGCAGGCCGGCGACGCACCGCCCCGGCTGGCCGCCGAGCTCGCCGGCGCCGACGTGGTCGCCGCCGAGGACACCCGCCGCCTCAAGCGGCTCTGTGCCGACCTCGACGTCACCCTCGCCGGGCGCGTCGTCTCCTACTTCGAGGGGAACGAGCAAGCGCGTACGCCCGTCCTGCTCGAGGCCCTGCTCGCCGGTGACCGCGTCGTCCTGGTGACCGACGCCGGGATGCCGAGCGTGTCCGACCCGGGCTACCGGCTCGTGGCCGCGGCCGTCGAGCACGACGTACGCGTCACGGCCGTCCCCGGACCCAGCGCCGTGCTCACCGCGCTCGCCGTGAGCGGCCTGCCCGTCGACCGCTTCTGCTTCGAGGGCTTCCTGCCGCGCAAGGCGGGGGAGCGCGGTCGCCGGCTCGCCGCCCTGGCCGCCGAGGAGCGCACGATGGTGTTCTTCGAGGCGCCGCACCGCACCGAGGCCGCCCTCGAGGCGATGGCCGAGGCCCTCGGCGACGACCGCCGGGCAGCCGTGTGCCGCGAGCTGACCAAGACCCACGAGGAGGTCCGCCGCGGCCCGCTGGCCGAGCTCGTCGCGTGGGCCGCGGACGGCGTGCGCGGCGAGGTGACCATCGTGGTCGAGGGGGCCAGCGGCGGCCCCGCCGTCGACAGCGACCCCGGCTCACTGCGTACGGCCGTCGCCGACCTCGAGGCCTCCGGCTCGACCCGCAAGGAGGCCATCGCCGAGGTCGCCCGGCGCGCCGGCCTGCCCAAGAGAGAGGTGTACGACGTTGTCCACCGCTGA
- a CDS encoding TatD family hydrolase, with amino-acid sequence MSTADQTADRGPGPTRSRAATEEKTGARRDRERPPAPEPLPHPVVDNHCHLDIADGDWVSTADAIAAAAAVGVPRIVQIGCDLPGARWAVAAAAEHHALVAGVALHPNEAPRLAEAGRLDEALAEIEQLAAAHDKVRAVGETGLDRFRHAQSGTGDAGWAAQEESFRRHIDLAKRLGRTLVIHDRDAHDDVLRIVDEEGAPERWVMHCFSGDDTFARQCLDRGAYLSFAGTVTFTNAAHLRNALAVTPRDRVLVETDAPFLTPVPYRGRPNASYLVPHTVRAMAEVLQADLGELCRAVDANTEAAFGGPW; translated from the coding sequence TTGTCCACCGCTGACCAGACCGCTGACCGGGGCCCCGGGCCCACCCGCTCCCGTGCGGCCACCGAGGAGAAGACCGGCGCCCGCCGGGACCGCGAGCGCCCCCCGGCGCCCGAGCCCCTGCCGCACCCGGTGGTCGACAACCACTGCCACCTCGACATCGCCGACGGCGACTGGGTCTCCACCGCGGACGCCATCGCGGCCGCCGCTGCCGTGGGGGTGCCGCGCATCGTGCAGATCGGGTGCGACCTGCCCGGCGCCCGGTGGGCCGTCGCCGCGGCCGCCGAGCACCACGCGCTCGTCGCAGGGGTCGCGCTGCACCCCAACGAGGCGCCGCGGCTCGCCGAGGCCGGCCGCCTGGACGAGGCCCTCGCCGAGATCGAGCAGCTCGCCGCGGCCCACGACAAGGTGCGTGCGGTCGGCGAGACGGGCCTCGACCGCTTCCGCCACGCACAGAGCGGCACGGGCGACGCGGGCTGGGCCGCGCAGGAGGAGAGCTTCCGCCGCCACATCGACCTCGCCAAGCGCCTCGGCAGGACGCTCGTCATCCACGACCGGGACGCCCACGACGACGTGCTGCGGATCGTCGACGAGGAGGGGGCGCCGGAGCGCTGGGTGATGCATTGCTTCTCCGGGGACGACACCTTCGCGCGGCAGTGCCTCGACCGCGGCGCGTACCTGAGCTTCGCCGGGACCGTGACCTTCACGAACGCCGCTCACCTGCGCAACGCCCTCGCCGTCACGCCCCGCGACCGCGTGCTCGTCGAGACGGACGCGCCGTTCCTGACCCCGGTGCCCTACCGCGGGCGCCCCAACGCCTCCTACCTCGTCCCGCACACCGTGCGGGCCATGGCCGAGGTGCTGCAGGCCGACCTCGGGGAGCTCTGCCGGGCCGTCGACGCCAACACCGAGGCCGCCTTCGGGGGCCCTTGGTAG
- a CDS encoding resuscitation-promoting factor — protein sequence MRSRLAQLSRSRLNSTAVLATLVGVVVAAVAGTTVGYAALSKDVTLTLDGQTRQVSAIGDTVADVLAAEGIEVTDKDLVAPSVDETVTDGSAIAVQFGRPLELSVDGDSKTYWVNSTSVASALGEIGRRFDGADLSASRSSSIGRSGLTLEVVTPKVVHLKLGAKDLRKRTLTALTVADVLESMGFEVDKHDKVTPSLTTEIADGDKVVVKDIRLATKRVAREVVDAPVIEREDDSMFEGEEEVVQSGKDGVREVTYRLRFVNGELVARKVVEADVRVKAVPTIVKVGTKEEPTSNFAGGSTVWDSLAQCESGGNWAINTGNGYYGGLQFSLSTWRAYGGPGYPHQQSRETQIAIAEKLRAATGGYGSWPGCAVKLGLPR from the coding sequence GTGCGCTCTCGTCTCGCGCAGCTCAGCAGGTCCAGGCTCAACTCCACGGCAGTCCTCGCGACCCTCGTCGGGGTCGTCGTGGCCGCCGTCGCAGGCACCACGGTCGGCTACGCCGCCCTCAGCAAGGACGTGACCCTCACCCTCGACGGGCAGACCCGTCAGGTCAGCGCCATCGGTGACACCGTCGCCGACGTGCTCGCCGCGGAGGGCATCGAAGTCACCGACAAGGACCTGGTCGCCCCGTCCGTCGACGAGACCGTCACCGACGGCTCGGCCATCGCGGTCCAGTTCGGCCGCCCGCTCGAGCTCTCCGTCGACGGCGACTCGAAGACCTACTGGGTGAACTCGACCAGCGTCGCGAGCGCCCTCGGCGAGATCGGCCGGCGCTTCGACGGCGCCGACCTGTCCGCCAGCCGCAGCTCCTCGATCGGCCGCAGCGGCCTGACGCTCGAGGTCGTCACCCCCAAGGTCGTCCATCTCAAGCTCGGCGCGAAGGACCTCCGCAAGCGCACGCTCACCGCGCTGACCGTCGCCGACGTCCTGGAGTCGATGGGCTTCGAGGTCGACAAGCACGACAAGGTCACCCCCTCGCTCACCACCGAGATCGCCGACGGCGACAAGGTCGTCGTCAAGGACATCCGCCTCGCGACCAAGCGGGTCGCGCGCGAGGTCGTCGACGCGCCCGTCATCGAGCGCGAGGACGACAGCATGTTCGAGGGCGAGGAGGAGGTCGTGCAGTCCGGCAAGGACGGCGTCCGCGAGGTCACGTACCGCCTCCGCTTCGTCAACGGCGAGCTGGTCGCCCGCAAGGTCGTCGAGGCCGACGTCCGGGTGAAGGCCGTCCCGACGATCGTCAAGGTCGGCACCAAGGAGGAGCCCACCAGCAACTTCGCCGGCGGCAGCACCGTGTGGGACTCCCTCGCGCAGTGCGAGTCGGGCGGCAACTGGGCCATCAACACCGGCAACGGCTACTACGGCGGCCTCCAGTTCAGCCTCAGCACGTGGCGCGCGTACGGCGGCCCGGGCTACCCGCACCAGCAGTCCCGCGAGACGCAGATCGCCATCGCGGAGAAGCTGCGCGCCGCGACCGGCGGCTACGGCTCCTGGCCGGGCTGCGCCGTCAAGCTCGGCCTGCCCCGCTGA